The following proteins come from a genomic window of Zygotorulaspora mrakii chromosome 8, complete sequence:
- a CDS encoding exonuclease 1 (similar to Saccharomyces cerevisiae DIN7 (YDR263C) and EXO1 (YOR033C); ancestral locus Anc_5.625), translated as MGISGLLPQLKAIQNPVSLHRYEGQTLGIDGYAWLHRAACSCAMELSMDKPTSKYLEFFIKKIGMLKAFKIDPYLIFDGDSIGVKKDTEIKRRTKRIESRNIAQKLWESGEKKNAMDYFLKSVDITPEMAKCIIDYCKLNGIRYIVAPFEADAQMVYLEKKHVIQGIISEDSDLLIFGCHRLITKLNDFGECIEICRDDFNKLPRKFPMYQLTEDEIRIMVCLSGCDYTDGIPKVGLITAMKLVIRFGTLDKILLHIQREGKLKIPIDFIKQYELANFAFQYQRIFCPIRCKMATLNEIPEQLLHCEELYNCIGNVVAKNDGFKKIIARDDDIDHNLHYRISRGELSPYDCRKLLVNREHKLQLSSKSDLQTIDSFFKMDSKQHNVCSLLKHQSASIAKETLGSNKILESDKSYMFDKFEKFDRNDTNDKIDKIDKIDAAIKRRKLNRDSKVELLTSKFFKASSVGSTSQSAATETFTDTPSTSAAFTLASTQEDVQTEIPESQLPTQIPSSFNIGIPDEEDLSEILSELEDDNDECQSRSTIKRDPKPMTEPISVCSRILTGSTVALEQFRFSNNRVPLQSKNINNRSDVNIRVSPAIKSSNHHRDDRDDHHHKLHATTLRGEARTPVSHTNSIVVRARTTSQPVADKPLAQRPAIRTSLSARFIYKPT; from the coding sequence ATGGGAATATCTGGTCTACTGCCCCAATTGAAAGCAATTCAAAATCCTGTTTCGCTACATAGATATGAGGGTCAAACGCTAGGTATTGACGGTTATGCATGGTTGCATAGGGCTGCCTGTTCATGTGCAATGGAACTGTCAATGGATAAACCTACTTCCAAGTATTTGgagtttttcatcaagaaaataGGTATGTTAAAGGCCTTCAAGATTGATCCATATTTAATATTTGATGGAGATTCGATTGGAGTTAAAAAGGACACAGAGATAAAGAGACGTACAAAGAGAATTGAGAGTAGAAACATTGCTCAAAAGCTGTGGGAGTCTGgcgaaaaaaagaatgcGATGGactattttttaaaaagtGTTGATATCACTCCTGAGATGGCCAAATGCATTATAGACTACTGCAAGCTGAATGGCATTCGATATATAGTTGCTCCTTTTGAAGCAGACGCCCAGATGGTTTACTTGGAGAAGAAACATGTAATACAAGGAATAATTTCGGAAGACTctgatcttttgatatttggatGTCATAGATTGATCACAAAATTAAATGATTTTGGTGAGTGCATTGAGATTTGTAGAGACGATTTTAATAAACTACCAAGAAAATTCCCAATGTATCAATTGACTGAAGATGAGATCAGAATAATGGTCTGCCTTTCAGGATGTGATTATACTGACGGTATTCCGAAAGTAGGTTTGATCACAGCTATGAAATTAGTCATTAGATTTGGCACCCTTGATAAAATACTGCTCCATATTCAAAGAGAGGGCAAACTTAAGATACcaattgatttcattaAACAATATGAATTGGCGAATTttgcttttcaatatcaacGAATATTTTGTCCCATAAGATGTAAAATGGCTACATTGAATGAGATACCCGAACAGTTACTGCATTGTGAGGAATTGTATAATTGTATCGGAAATGTCGTCGCTAAAAATGATGGTTTTAAAAAGATCATTGCTCGTGACGATGATATAGATCACAATTTGCATTATAGAATATCTCGTGGTGAGCTGAGTCCGTATGACTGTCGAAAGTTATTGGTCAACAGAGAACACAAGTTGCAGCTCAGTTCAAAATCTGATTTGCAAACCATAGActcatttttcaagatgGACTCTAAGCAACATAACGTGTGTTCTTTGCTAAAGCATCAATCGGCTTccattgcaaaagaaacCTTGGGAAGCAATAAAATATTAGAAAGTGATAAAAGTTACATGTTTGAcaagtttgaaaagtttgatagAAATGAtacaaatgataaaattgataaaattgataaaatagATGCTGCCATCAAACGCAGAAAGTTGAATAGGGATTCAAAGGTGGAGCTGTTGACTAGTAAGTTTTTCAAGGCATCTTCAGTAGGCTCTACAAGTCAATCTGCCGCAACTGAGACTTTTACAGACACTCCTTCTACGTCCGCGGCATTCACACTAGCTAGTACGCAAGAGGACGTACAGACTGAAATACCAGAGTCACAGCTGCCAACTCAAATTCCCAGTTCTTTCAACATCGGAATTCCTGACGAAGAAGATCTGTCTGAAATTTTAAGTGAGCTTGAAGACGATAACGATGAGTGCCAGTCGCGATCCACAATCAAGAGGGATCCAAAGCCCATGACAGAACCAATTTCTGTATGTTCGCGCATTCTCACCGGCAGCACTGTTGCCCTTGAGCAATTCAGATTCTCAAACAACAGAGTCCCGTTGCAATCCAAGAACATCAACAACAGGTCAGACGTCAATATTCGAGTATCACCTGCCATAAAATCGTCGAATCACCACAGGGACGACCGTGATGATCACCATCACAAACTGCATGCCACAACTCTGCGTGGTGAGGCCAGGACCCCTGTCAGCCACACCAACAGCATTGTTGTTCGTGCAAGGACCACTTCGCAACCGGTGGCAGATAAGCCACTAGCCCAAAGGCCAGCCATAAGAACTTCCTTGTCCGCGAGATTCATCTATAAACCTACATAG